One segment of Alnus glutinosa chromosome 2, dhAlnGlut1.1, whole genome shotgun sequence DNA contains the following:
- the LOC133861705 gene encoding cleavage and polyadenylation specificity factor subunit 2 yields MGTSVQVTPLCGVYNENPLSYLVSIDGFNFLIDCGWSDHFDPTILQPLSKVASTIDAVLLSYPDTLHLGALPYAVKQLGLSAPVYATEPAYRLGLLTMYDQFLSRKQVSDFDLFTLDDIDSAFQKVTRLTYSQNHHLSGKGEGIVIAPHVAGHLLGGTVWKITKDGEDVIYAVDLNHRKERHLNGTVLASFVRPAVLITDAYNALNNQPYRRGDKENEFGETIKKTLGAGGNVLLPVDTAGRVFELILILEQYWTDKSLNYPIFFLTYVASSTIDYVKSFLEWMSDSIAKSFEQNRENPFLLKNVTFIINKSELDNAPDGPKVVIASMASLEVGFSHDIFVEWVSDAKNLVLFTERGQFATLARLLQADPPPKAVKVAMSKRVPLVGEELIAYEEEQNRIKKEETLKATLIKEEAKASHGADIDASDPMVVDVSNTHALPDVAGPHGVGYRDILIDGFLPSSTSVAPMFPFYENTFEWDDFGEVINPDDYVIKDEDMDQTGMHVGGYLDGKFDEGSASMILDTKPSKVVSNELTVQVKCLLIYMDFEGRSDGRSIKSILSHVAPLKLVLVHGSAEATEHLKQHCLKHVCPHVYAPHIEETIDVTSDLSAYKVQLSEKLMSNVLFKKLGDHEIAWVDAEVAQTESGMLSLNPCSAAAPTHKSILVGDLKMADFKQFLASKGIQVEFAGGALRCGEYVTLRKVGDASQKGGGASGPQQVLIEGPLCEDYYKIRDYLYSQFFLL; encoded by the exons atgggGACGTCGGTGCAGGTGACCCCGCTGTGCGGAGTGTACAACGAGAACCCGCTGTCGTACTTAGTCTCCATCGACGGCTTCAACTTCCTCATCGACTGTGGCTGGAGCGACCACTTCGACCCTACCATCCTGCAACCCCTCTCCAA GGTAGCATCAACAATAGATGCTGTGTTGCTGTCCTATCCAGATACGCTTCACCTTGGTGCCTTGCCATATGCCGTGAAACAGCTTGGCCTCTCCGCTCCGGTTTATGCCACGGAGCCTGCCTACAGATTAGGTCTCCTCACAATGTACGATCAGTTTCTCTCACGGAAG CAAGTATCAGATTTTGATCTGTTTACTTTAGATGACATTGACTCTGCTTTCCAAAAGGTGACCAGACTAACCTACTCTCAGAACCATCATCTGTCTG GCAAAGGGGAGGGAATCGTAATTGCTCCTCATGTGGCTGGGCATCTGTTGGGAGGTACTGTATGGAAGATAACAAAGGATGGTGAGGATGTTATATATGCTGTTGACTTAAATCATCGCAAAGAAAG GCATTTAAATGGTACTGTTCTAGCATCTTTTGTGCGGCCGGCTGTTCTAATAACAGATGCTTATAATGCTCTGAACAATCAGCCTTATAGGCGTGGTGACAAGGAGAATGAATTTGGAG AAACTATAAAGAAAACGCTAGGTGCTGGTGGAAATGTACTCCTACCTGTAGACACGGCTGGGCGAGTATTTGAACTTATTTTGATATTGGAACAG TATTGGACGGATAAAAGTTTGAACTATCCCATCTTCTTTCTCACATATGTTGCATCTAGTACCATAGATTATGTCAAGAGTTTCCTTGAGTGGATGAGTGATTCCATTGCAAAGTCTTTTGAACAAAATCGTGAAAATCCCTTTCTTCTGAA GAATGTCACGTTTATAATTAACAAGAGCGAACTTGATAATGCTCCAGATGGTCCAAAG GTTGTTATAGCATCCATGGCCAGTTTGGAAGTTGGTTTTTCTCATGATATTTTCGTTGAATGGGTGTCCGATGCCAAGAATCTTGTGCTCTTTACGGAAAGAGGCCAG TTTGCTACATTAGCTCGTTTACTCCAGGCAGATCCACCTCCAAAAGCTGTTAAAGTCGCCATGTCCAAGAGGGTTCCTTTGGTTGGAGAGGAGCTAATTGCTTATGAAGAAGAGCAAAACCGAATAAAAAAGGAGGAAACTTTAAAAGCTACTCTCATCAAAGAGGAGGCAAAAGCATCTCATGGGGCTGATATTGATGCAAGTGATCCAATGGTTGTTGACGTTAGCAACACTCATGCTTTGCCAGATG TGGCTGGTCCACATGGTGTTGGATACCGGGACATATTAATCGATGGGTTTCTTCCTTCATCCACCAGTGTTGCCCCGATGTTTCCCTTTTATGAAAATACTTTTGAGTGGGATGATTTTGGTGAAGTCATAAATCCTGATGATTATGTAATCAAGGACGAAGACATGGACCAAACAGGAATGCAT GTTGGTGGCTATTTAGATGGAAAATTTGATGAAGGATCTGCCAGTATGATACTTGATACAAAACCTTCAAAAGTCGTGTCTAATGAGTTAACA GTGCAAGTGAAGTGTTTATTGATTTATATGGACTTTGAGGGCCGTTCTGATGGGCGTTCTATTAAATCCATTCTCTCCCATGTGGCTCCCCTGAAGCTT GTTCTGGTGCATGGATCAGCCGAAGCCACAGAACATTTGAAGCAACACTGCTTGAAACACGTTTGCCCTCACGTGTATGCTCCCCATATCGAGGAAACAATTGATGTTACCTCTGATTTGTCTGCTTATAAG GTACAACTTTCTGAAAAGCTGATGAGTAATGTGCTCTTTAAGAAG CTTGGAGACCATGAAATAGCTTGGGTAGATGCTGAAGTAGCGCAGACAGAGAGTGGCATGCTCTCTTTAAATCCCTGTTCAGCTGCAGCTCCAACGCATAAATCTATTCTTGTTGGTGATCTAAAAATGGCGGATTTCAAGCAGTTTCTCGCCAGTAAGGGCATCCAG GTTGAATTTGCTGGTGGAGCCTTGCGATGTGGTGAGTATGTGACGCTACGTAAGGTTGGGGATGCGAGCCAGAAA GGTGGTGGTGCTTCTGGCCCTCAGCAAGTTCTCATTGAAGGCCCCTTATGTGAGGATTATTATAAGATCCGTGATTATCTGTATTCACAGTTTTTTTTGCTTTAA